GAGTTTTCCCATGAGCTACCAGGTCCTCGCCCGTAAATACCGACCCCAGAAGTTCTCCGACGTCATCGGACAGGACCACGTAACCCGCACGCTCAAGAACGCCATCGAACAGCAGCGCATCGCCCACGGCTATATCTTCAGCGGGCACCGCGGCATCGGCAAAACCACCATCGCCCGCATCCTGGCAATGGCCCTGAATTGCCGCTCTACCGATCATCCCGTCCCGGAGCCCTGCGGTGTTTGCGATTCCTGCGTCGAAATTCGCCAGGGCAATTCCGTGGACGTAATCGAAATCGACGCCGCCACCAACCGCGGCATCGACGAGGTCCGCGAGCTCCGTGAAGCCGCCCGATATCGTCCGGCGCGCGATCGCTTCAAGATCTGGATCCTCGACGAAGCCCACCAGATCACGGACGCCGCCTTCAACGCCCTGCTCAAGACGCTTGAGGAACCGCCCGGTCACGTCATTTTCATGATGGCCACCACCGAGCCCGAAGACATTCCGCAGACGATCCGCTCGCGGTGCCAGCATTTCTCGTTTCACGCCGTGCGCTTCGACGAAATCGTCAAGCAGCTCCGCTCAATCGCTGAAGCCGAAAAGATCGAGGCCGACGACAACGCTCTCGCGCTGCTTGCCGAAGCCGGTGACGGCTCCATGCGCGACGCCCTTTCCATCATGGACCAGGCTATCGCCACCACCACGGCTCGGCTTACCGCCGACGACGTCCGCGGGCTCGTGGGAGCCGTTTCCTCCGACATCCTCGAAGAGATGATGGAAGCGGTCGAGCGCAACTCGAGCGAGGAAGTACTGACGCTCGTGGATCGCCTCATGGTCGAAGGCCACAACCCGACGCACTTCGCGCGCCAGATGGTCCGATTCCTGCGCAACTCGATCGTCGCCAAGGTCGCGGGCAAGGGCACTTCCCTTTTGCAGATCTCGCAGGACGAATCCGACCGTGTCTCGCGCGTCGCTGAAAAGTTCAGCGAAGAAGACCTCACGCGCTTCCTGCAAATCATGCTCCGCACGCACAGCGAACTCGGCTATAAGCACGAACAGCGTTTCCACCTCGAACTCGGTCTCCTGAAGTTGGTTCACGCGCAACGGCTGCTGTCGCTGGAGCAGATTCTAAGCAACGAGCCGCTCCCTAAGTCGGCTCCGACTTCTTCGCCCAGCCGACCCGCACCTGCACCGGCCCGTAGTGCGGAACCTGCTGCTGCACCGCCTCGACGACCTTCGCCTTTTGAGAGCGACGTCGCCCGCCGAAAGGGTGAGCCACCCCGCGGCAGTATGAGCACCGCGCCTTCCATCGAAGGCACCAGCGCGATCGCCGTTGCCCCTGCTCCCGATCCGGTTCCCCAGCCGCAGGCGCAGCTCGGCGAGGTATCGCTACCGAAGATCCAAACCGCCACTCTCACCGCTATGGAGAAGGCCGGCCAGAAGATCATCGCCCACTGGCTCGAACTGGGAGAGTGGAAGATCGAAGGCTCCGAAGTCATCATTGCTGTCGCCGCCAAGCAGCCGATGATTGACGCTGCCCTCAAGGGAGAAGCCCAACGTGTGCTGAATCAGTCCGCGACTGAAGCGGTTGGGCAAAACGTTCGCATCAAGGTGGTTGCCGGAGCCAATGGCAACGGTAATGGCGCTGCCATCGCAAAACCGATCATGTCCGATGGGTCCGACGCCCGTTCGCGCGCGATGAAAGATCCGATCGTGCAGAAGATGAAAGAGAAGTTCGGCGCAGAGATTCGTACTGTCGTAGATCAGCGCAACAAGCGCTAAGCCCATCACGGGCAGGCAAAGAGGAAAGAAATGGGCGGTTTTAACCCCAAGCAACTACAGGAAATGATGTCGCAGGCGCGACAGAAATACGAAGAATTGCAGCATAAGTTGGCTTCCACGGTGGTCGAAGCCTCTGCCGGTGGCGGCTCCGTGAGCGTCAAGATGAACGGCCAGAAACAGGTCCTAAGCGTCGTCATCGACCCGGAGATCGTAAAGTCCGGCGACGTCGAAATGCTTCAGGACCTTGTCACCGCTGCTGTCAACGCCGCAGTCCGCAAGGTCGACGAGCAACTGCAGTCATCCATGGGATCGATGCTCGGCGGACTCAACATCCCGGGCCTGTAGCGCCGGCGATTCGCCGGCATGTAATGCGGGAATCTTGCCCGCATCCGAAGGAAACAGAATGTCCCGTTTTGCCGAGCCGATGGCTCGACTGATCGAAGAACTGAAAAAGCTCCCGGGCGTCGGATCGAAATCCGCACAACGCCTGGCGTTTCACATTCTCCGTTCTTCCGATGACGACGCCACCGCGCTCGCCGATTCCATCCGGGACGTCAAGGCCAAACTCCACCTCTGCTCCATCTGCAACAACATCACCGACGTCGACCCATGTACCTACTGCTCGAATGCCACTCGCAACCAGCGACTTGTGTGCGTAGTC
This Terriglobales bacterium DNA region includes the following protein-coding sequences:
- the dnaX gene encoding DNA polymerase III subunit gamma/tau, encoding MSYQVLARKYRPQKFSDVIGQDHVTRTLKNAIEQQRIAHGYIFSGHRGIGKTTIARILAMALNCRSTDHPVPEPCGVCDSCVEIRQGNSVDVIEIDAATNRGIDEVRELREAARYRPARDRFKIWILDEAHQITDAAFNALLKTLEEPPGHVIFMMATTEPEDIPQTIRSRCQHFSFHAVRFDEIVKQLRSIAEAEKIEADDNALALLAEAGDGSMRDALSIMDQAIATTTARLTADDVRGLVGAVSSDILEEMMEAVERNSSEEVLTLVDRLMVEGHNPTHFARQMVRFLRNSIVAKVAGKGTSLLQISQDESDRVSRVAEKFSEEDLTRFLQIMLRTHSELGYKHEQRFHLELGLLKLVHAQRLLSLEQILSNEPLPKSAPTSSPSRPAPAPARSAEPAAAPPRRPSPFESDVARRKGEPPRGSMSTAPSIEGTSAIAVAPAPDPVPQPQAQLGEVSLPKIQTATLTAMEKAGQKIIAHWLELGEWKIEGSEVIIAVAAKQPMIDAALKGEAQRVLNQSATEAVGQNVRIKVVAGANGNGNGAAIAKPIMSDGSDARSRAMKDPIVQKMKEKFGAEIRTVVDQRNKR
- a CDS encoding YbaB/EbfC family nucleoid-associated protein, translated to MGGFNPKQLQEMMSQARQKYEELQHKLASTVVEASAGGGSVSVKMNGQKQVLSVVIDPEIVKSGDVEMLQDLVTAAVNAAVRKVDEQLQSSMGSMLGGLNIPGL